tttggtaagaATAATAGTTTGATTGTTGAGTGCAAGCTGACTTGCGCAatcagcaaaaaacaaaaataaaatagaaatacaTGACACCATCAGGATGTAATCCTTTGATTTCTAGAGGAATTATTGCATTGGGAGTTAATGGAAGTGGAACACAATAATTTCCATTTTGAACCCCAAGGGGCAGCACAGTTGGCAAAGGACGAGGCCTAAGGAAGCCGAAGGTCTTGAGTTCGactcttcctccttctttcaGGCCACTCGCCTGAGAGGAAACTCTCTGGTGAACATGGGGACCCTAATACCTCCCGGTTTGTGTTGTGGAGTCGTGCACGAGCCTTGGGGGAATTAGTCGGCCAAAAGCCGGACACCTCCagttcccccacccccccaacccccacccaaaaaaaaaaagggttttttacaattaccaccccaaaaactttactATCTACCATTACCCCCCAAAATCTTTGAAACAACTATTACCCCCGTCGTGCGGACTAATAACCAATCGAACCCCGCGTTATGCACAGAATcgtgggggttagtcgtgatgGTTTGCCGTTTTCACGATTTTattaggaccaaaatacccttagtagtgaaataaaccATTGTCACAGATTTGTtaagactaaaatgcccttactAGTGGAATAAACCCtattcttcactttctcttcacctcatcctcttcacttcatcctctTCGTTTCAACTGTTGCGGCAAAccggaggaagaaggagaagctcaGCTCAGGCCACGATTTCTTCCACCCTATAAAAGGATAGAGAGGTGCCGGTGCCACCGTTAAAGCTCTCGGAGCAAGACAGAAGGAAAAAACGCAGATTGCTCtctgagaagggaagagagaagcgAGCAAGGGCACAAAGGTATATTTTTCGATTCAAACTCGCTAAGAACTAAGGTTTTCGGCTCAAATTTGTATTCGTTGTGAATGTTTTGAAAAGATTTTCTGTCAAGTTGTTGCTACCATAGATCTGTCGTTTATTGAACTCATCTGTCTCTGTTTTGTGTGAGATCTGTCCATTTTTCGTGTGGGATTGTTCCTTTTGTGATTATGATAATGGTATTATTGGATGTCTCTGTTGTGTGTGAGATCTgtccaatttctcttttttaatgTTGCATTGAAGTGGGGGTGGTGGTGACGTTTGGGAAGATTATAGATCCCTTATCCAATGGTAAATGGCGTTCATGATATTGGCACACATCAACCCATTTTCCTTATTTCCTCCCATTTGCTTAGGATTCCCTTCTCTATTTCCTGTAAGGATCAGTACAGAAACCTTGTCACAGATAATTGTGCTTGAACAGATAACCTGTCTTCTGATCTGGCGTATTTCCCTCATATTCACATTTGTCTTATTTGTCTTAACATTGTAAGAAATTctagtattttcctttcttttacttGCTCATTTCTTTTGTAGTTTTGTCTTTAAGCTCTGTAGAAGAGCATGTATATTACTAGCCTTAAACTGTACACCCTTGAAATCAAGCACAAGATGGTATAAAAGCTCACTGAGGTTCTGTAATGGTGTTGTTTGATTTATTGGCGGGGACTTCTCTACAGTAAAATTGAACTATTTAGTACATAGCTGATAAACAAATGAGAGTGAATTCATGATATAAGCCAGAAAGTGTAATGATggcagagaagaaagaggaaagagtttatgagagagacaaagagagagtgAAGTGGGGTGAGAGGGGTGGCCAGCTGGCCTGGTAAACCCCCTGTGCATTTCTGTATGGTCCTAATGGAGGCTGCCATTTTAGACATGCTAGGTGAATTGATTTTTAGGGAAGGTGCTCACGGTGAATAGAGAATCCGAGACTGATCTTtctaaattacaaaattaaatGTAAGTTTCTTCATGGCAAAAACTGTTCATACCATCTTCATAAACATGTTTGGCGTCTGTGTCTGGTGTTCTATTTTTGCTTGAAAATAGAGAgattttctgtttttctcttcaagatgctacataaagaatgcattccttgatCAATCTCTTGCTTGGTTACATGGGATTTAGCTAGTTAAGTAGTCAAATTTGTTGATTCTCTTCTATGTTGATAGAAATGATGTTCATTCTATTTCAGTTCATTAACTAAGGAGGCAGCTGCCCTCCTTTTAAACATAATCGTAGTAAACTAGTAGTCATGGTTATTCTGCAAATGAAAGACCAATACAAAATGCATGGACCCTAGCAAACAGACTGTTCTCATAGATCCCACCAGAAATATGGACCATATTTCATCCAAGTCAACACTCATTGTCACTTGCATTTTGTTTTAATGTGACCCAACTTTGTTGTAGTTTGACTGTGTAAATTGCATTTTTCTTGTATGTGACCCAACTTCAATGGGGTGCTGCAAATTTGGTTCTAAAAATAGGCAAAGGTTCAGGCTTTTGCatgaatttttttccatttaaaaGCCCTAACTTCTTCCCTTCTTGAAACTGAAATCCTCATTGTAATTGAGAAGTTTATCTAATGGATAATCTTGTATTTGTTTCTTTAGTTGAGAAGTTTATCTAATAATATTGATACTTGGATGTAATTTGTCAAACTTGAATTTTAATGACTGTTCTTGACTAATGTGATGCTTCTCCCACTTTTCTATAAAATCCATATACCATGTAACCAAACAGTCTCTAATTTTCAAGATGACAACAACTGAAGTATAGTACCACTATCTTCAAGGCACATTTACAAAGATTATTGATGTTGAAAGATATGGTTACCTAGATATGATATCTGACATATATAACTCACTTTTGAGTACTATTCCCAAAGGGAGATCTGTGGACTTCAATGTCAAATATTTGACAGTTGACAAGATGAAAGATATGGTAGTGAAGACAGATAAAGATGTGATGAAAATGGTAGACATGCTTGGTACTCAGGTTGATTGTATCCACATGTATGTCTACAATGTCCAAGTTGGTAATAACACTGATAATGTTACCATCAACGGACATCATGTCAAGTTTGTGGGTGATACTGCAAGAAATAGACCAGAGATTAGAGCACCATATCCAGTTGTTCCCCTTACTGATATGTCTACAAGTACTAGGCCAAAAGCTAATATAAGAAGGGGTGGCCTCAGTAATCCTCAAAGGGATGGTGGTAGAAATATTCAAAGGGATGGTGACATGAATGTTCAGAAGGGTGGTGCTACTGTGACGCATAATAGCAGTCGGACTGCTGTTCTTAGATCAAGTAATGCATCTCATAACCGAGTCACATTTGACAATAGGAGTTCTGTAGTTATGCATGATAGTGGGGTTGCTTTTACTGAAGTTGGTATGTCTAGTAGGTGTAGGAGTGCTAGTATTGTGAGATCTACTACAACTACTACTGCCACTGTAGATTTGGGAAGTAATGATGCAATCATTCCATCACCTGATCCAACCAATCCATCAGCTAGCAGGGTACTTGAGGGTGAGGAACAGGAAGTGAACAATGACACATCAGATTCTGATTATGTAGCTAGAGAATCTGATGATTTAAGTGATAGTTCAGAGAGTTATGATGAAGACTATGAAGAATTTGGAAGTGAtgcagaagaggaagagaacagTAAAGAGGGATCAAATGGTGAGGAAGAGGATTATGACACTCAGAAGAACAAACCCACAACAATAATGGGTATGAGTCCTACTAATTATCAATGGGGTGTAAAACGTAATTAACTTGATTTGTTTAAAACAAACATTTAACATTTACTTAAGTATAGTTGGTCACTTGGAATTTGTTTCATGACTTGTAGGTATGGTGATGTGATCTTGAGCTGAGGAGCCAACTTCAATGAGATGCTGCAACTATGTCTTTAGAAGTTACAAATATGTCTTGGGGTGGGGCTGGTATTAAGGTGCTGGGTCATAGGTTTTTTGTAACAATATTAAGTACAATGGGTCTTTGTAATTTCATTGTGACTTTTTTAGAATTGTGGGCTGCGCAGGATTTGTCATTCtttcagaaatttttttaaagaattttgaGCACCTCTAGATTTAAAACTAAATGTGATATTCTGGGCCATTCTCATTCATTGATTAGGAGCAGTTTTTTTTACCATTGGGGAAATAATGACAATGAGTCTCTCAGCACAGCAGTAAAAAATCTCAGGACTCTGTTAATCatgtacctctctctctctctctatttgtttatttttctcttttcctattccacaccataaaataaaataaataaataaaaaaaaaaaaaagaactttgttgGCACCTACAGTGACAGGTCTCTAAAATATCCAACTTGTAAACCACCTTGTTGAGTGTTGACAGATGAGATGCTACTTTACTAcaatattcaaccataattagcatgcatcattacAACCCAAAACTAATAAACATCCATGATTACAACCCAAGAGTAACAAAAATAGACTTCAACAAAATGACTTTGAAATTCCCAGACTTAAATCACTACATTCCAAATACAGTACAATATAATCAAAGCTATTACTACTTGATTTGTGATCTTCATTATTGCTACAGTCTTCTCTACAGTATTCAATCTAATATTCAGACTACCGATCTCTTCACTTCTCTACTGCTCTATTTCACCCTCATTGTTTGGTGCATCATTAGCATGCACAGATTGGCTTGTTTCACCAATGGGTACTGCCCATTTGAAGAATCTGCAACCACCATTGTCTCTGTTAAAACAAATATAATACAGCCTATCTGGGTTGTCCATTGACTCTGAAATCCTCACAGCAGATCTCCTCCGGCAATAACATTCCATGTTTTGGAACCTCACCCACCTTGCACAGCCGGTATTCACACTCCCAGATGACATCTTACCTGCAAACATTCCAGGAGAATAAACCATAGATTAATTagcctttgtttcctttttaaacAAAGAAGTATTTGATGTTTTCATGAATTGTCAAACAAATACCCACTTCCATAATTTCTTTAGAAATTACTTGGCTTTTCATTCTCTAGAAACCCATTTGCAGCTGGGTGTTTGTACATGGGGATCTAAATGAGTTGACAAAAAAGATCACTATCCACTTGTTCCCCAAGTCCTACAACCAAGCAAGAGACGTATTCATACTATTCCACATCCACACAAGTATAGTATCATCTTCACACATCCACTCATAATCTTTAGAGTTGGCAAAGGGAGGTTTTGAAATCAAGTATTTCAATTTCCCTTTTGCATTGATTTATACATTCACAGCCTATGGCCACAGAAGATAGTTGAATGTTCCATTGTGTTTAGTAGTAGTAATTTGGACATTCATCAAGTCCACAGGGGATTTTGAATCACCCATTGAATTAAAGAATATATAACAGCAGCACCAAATCAGTCACAACAGCAGAACACAGAGCACAAACTAATAAAACAATAGCAAATATCCCCAACAAGCAGAATCGTAGGGTGTTAGGAATCAGCAGGATAGGAGAAAAGTAATAACTTGAAATCAACAGTCCGGATTAGGCCCAAACTCTGGTCGAGTATAGGGCTAGGTTGGGGCTTAAAACCTTCAAATTTTGATaatgatccaatggttggataggCTATTATAATGCTTACCCAGAAATAGtaacttgaaaattttaaaatttggcAACTATCAAGATATACCAATTCAATGGTCTGATCAGGACCAAATCTAAATCAATGGTTATGTTTGATCAATAGATATGAACCCTAAAATATTTCAAGGAACAATGGTTAGATCTAGAGAAAAAGACAATATTCAGACAATATTCATGGTGAACGAGACGAAATAGAAGACCACAAATGAAATTTTCCATTGGAGTGTATAGAACACGAATGGGATTAAAAATGTAActggtggaggagaagaaaataaacaatATCTAATGCAAGAGATCATCTACAACAAATATCAAAAGGGTACAACAACACATTGTGAAATTATGCCCTgattgaagagagaaaataaggagaagaagacaaccTTAACTTCACCGGAAATTGCAATGTCACCTGAGACGATGGAGATAGTTAAACCAGAGAGGGCTAAAATCGTGGCCTGAGAAGAGGGCTGAgataagttcttcttcttcctccggtttcacttctctcttcccttcttagAGAGCAATCAACTACATTTTTTCCTTTAACGGTGACACCTCTCTATACGGTTGAAGAAATCGTGGCCCGAGAAGAGGGTCGAGCcgagcttctccttcttcctccggTTTGTCGCACAGCTTGAAACGAagaggatgaagtgaagaggatgaggtgaagagaaagtgaagaataGGGTTTATTCCACTagtaagggcattttagtcctaACAAATCTGTGACAATggtttatttcactactaagggtattttggtcctaatAAAATCGTGAAAACGGCAAACCATCACaactaacccccaccgttacaggtCTGTAACGGCGGGGTTCAGTTGGTTATTAGTCTGCAGCATgggggggtaacagttgtttcaaagatTTTGGGGGGGTAATGGTAGATAGTAAaatttttggggtggtaattgtaaaaaacccaaaaaaaaaatccattttgagAGGCTTGATATCTTTACTTAATGGGTTTTCTTCCTCTTTATTATGCCTAGTAAAGTATAACACGTCACTATTTGCTACATGACAAtacatgagttagtccatgtgatataGGACTAGACAAGCATCTCATTAGTACAATTCAACTTAAAATGAATGCAGGAAGTAGTTAAAATTTCAATAGATGCCATTTTGTATGGTCAACTTTCTTGCTTACTTTGATCTTAAATTTTATCAAATTGTACGTGGGGTTGTCTATCATATGGAGTAACTTATGTTTTGTCAAATTGCAACTATGCATAGTGACACCTACATGACcttaaaattataattaattaatttaatctcAGTAACTCGAACACTGTAATATGTCTTTTACAAAGCATACCTAATAGAAGTGAAAACAGAGAGAAGCaaacaaaatcagaaaaaaCGTTCAGGGAAGAGACGCAGGGGAAAATGTAATGCAATCTACTGGTCATTCCTATTGAATTCCTGAATTGCTGTTTGTGGGCAATCTTAGTGGCAACGCCTAAGCTCAACTTCCTTGCCTTTTCTTTACGTTTACGCCTAATGGAATCGGGCTACTCGTCAAATTCATCTGAAACAATATCCCTCCGAGGGGAAGGGGCGAAGAAAATTGAAAAGTAGACTGAATTCATGTTCTATTtggtttttcaattttgaaatcccATGAAACTCATGCTTACAAAGGTACACACCAATTTGCCTCCCAGTATCAGCCAAAAACTTGTCAATCTTTATGTGAAATCAGGTGATCTTGGAAATGCCCGCCAATTGTTCAATAAAATACCAGAACCAGACAACCGTTTATGGACACTCTTGATTTCTGCTTTTACAAAGCGGGGTCTTCCCCAGGAATCCTTGAAGCTCTATGCTGAATTACAGACGAGTAACGTCAAGCCTGATAAGTTGGTTCTATTATCTGCCATCAAGGCTTGTGCGGTCTCGGCAGACCTCATCCATGCCAAAGAGGTTCACGAAGATGCAATTAGGTACGGATTCTGCTCTGATCTTGTACTGGGCAATGCGTTGATCGATATGTATGGGAAGTGTAGGTTCTTATTAGGTGCGTGCAAAGTTTTTGATGAGCTGCCCTCGAAAGACGTGATTTCCTGGACTTCGATGTCTATGTGTTATGTTCATTGTGGGCTCCCAAGGGAAGCTCTGCAAGTTATTCGAGAAATGAGGTTGACCGGAATGAGACCCAACTCAATAACTGTGTCATCCATTCTGCCAGCATGCTCTGCTTTAAAAGAACTACGTTCTGGAAGAGAAATTCATGGTTTTGTTGTTCGAAATGGGATGGGAGAGAATGTTTTTGTGAGCAGTGGGCTTGTGGACATGTATGCTAATTGTTTGAATATGCAGCAAGCACAGACCGTCTTTGATTACATGTCACACAGAGACACGGTGTCCTGGAATGTGATTTTAACAGCACATTTCTCAAATGGAGGCTTCGAAAAGGGGCTTAGTATCTTCAACCAGATGAGTACTGCACGGGTTAAGTTGAACCCTGCCTCATGGAATGCTGTGATCAGTGGATGCATACAAAATGGGCGAAATGAACAAGCACTTGAGGTATTTGCTCAAATGCAAGATTCAGGGTACAAACCCAATCCTATCACAGTTGCCAGTGTCTTGCCGGCTTGCTCAAATTTAGAAAGCTTATGGGGAGGCAAAGAGATCCATAGCTATACCTTCAGGCATCAGATTCTGGATGATGTAACTGTAGCAACAGCTCTGATCTTCATGTATGCAAAATGTGGTGACTTGGAGCTTTCCCGAAGGGTATTCGATAGATTGCCTAGACGGGATACCATTGCTTGGAACACCATGATCATGGCAAACTCAATGCATGGGAGTGGCAAGGATGCACTGTCGGTCTTCCAAAAGATGATAGACTCAGGTGTCAAGCCTAATCATGTCACTTTCACCGCTGTTTTGTCTGGCTGTAGCCATTCACAACTTGTTGAGGAAGGCCGCTTGATTTTTAATTTGATGAGTAAGGACTATTTGATTGAACCTGATGCTGATCATTATTCATGTTTGGTTGATATACTCAGCCGTGCAGGTTACCTAGACGAGGCATATGACTTAATCCAGAAAATGCCAATGGAACCAACAGCCAGTGCTTGGGGATCATTGCTTGGTGCATGTAGGGTGTACAAGAATATAGAGTTGGGACGGATGGCAGCACATAGACTGTTTGAGATTGA
The nucleotide sequence above comes from Telopea speciosissima isolate NSW1024214 ecotype Mountain lineage chromosome 3, Tspe_v1, whole genome shotgun sequence. Encoded proteins:
- the LOC122654090 gene encoding pentatricopeptide repeat-containing protein At1g20230-like; the protein is MKLMLTKVHTNLPPSISQKLVNLYVKSGDLGNARQLFNKIPEPDNRLWTLLISAFTKRGLPQESLKLYAELQTSNVKPDKLVLLSAIKACAVSADLIHAKEVHEDAIRYGFCSDLVLGNALIDMYGKCRFLLGACKVFDELPSKDVISWTSMSMCYVHCGLPREALQVIREMRLTGMRPNSITVSSILPACSALKELRSGREIHGFVVRNGMGENVFVSSGLVDMYANCLNMQQAQTVFDYMSHRDTVSWNVILTAHFSNGGFEKGLSIFNQMSTARVKLNPASWNAVISGCIQNGRNEQALEVFAQMQDSGYKPNPITVASVLPACSNLESLWGGKEIHSYTFRHQILDDVTVATALIFMYAKCGDLELSRRVFDRLPRRDTIAWNTMIMANSMHGSGKDALSVFQKMIDSGVKPNHVTFTAVLSGCSHSQLVEEGRLIFNLMSKDYLIEPDADHYSCLVDILSRAGYLDEAYDLIQKMPMEPTASAWGSLLGACRVYKNIELGRMAAHRLFEIEPDNAGNYVLLSNIFVNAKLWGDASQIRKLMRDKGIIKVPGCSWVQVKNRVYTFVVGDKRNDQSGQIYRFLDEMGEKMRLAGYLPDTDFVLQDVDQEEKEEVLCNHSERLAVAFGILNLNGGSSVRVFKNLRICRDCHNAIKFMSKIVGIQITVRDSLRFHHFRSGLCSCKDFW